A single Triticum dicoccoides isolate Atlit2015 ecotype Zavitan chromosome 2A, WEW_v2.0, whole genome shotgun sequence DNA region contains:
- the LOC119353325 gene encoding disease resistance protein RGA2-like has translation MEEEALREAMEDAFLEGAAQWRADTILQTLQMDKLDAGIRQEGLGGDIEALKSEIDEVMATVSYVKGRAVGNRRLARSLAAIKQKLFDADDAVDELDYYRLQQQVELEGAGQYQLLSSSNAHNRFASDGVIQSCTAATVTNTVTLHEPEGMHEAARVDHGTSRGDGDIIPPRTGRGKKRSPHWVDFDEIYDTDGKTVGAECRHCKKKLKYDGKQGPRVLMTHSNSAKCKNTREARPQPPSHSSMDDATENATPVAVSNSPSIPRMGTNPEPTQITAAVAHPWNKDEISSKIQKITHQLQGIRGDVTKDLNMFGSHSGASSVLHQSTASDPCRRTSSLLQGKVYGRDKEKSSIIKLMTAGKSDSVTVVPIVGIGGTGKTALAQFVYNDPKVQDHFDHSIWVWVSNNFDEMVLTREILDIVPREKHEGLCSLDKLQQVLKTHIESKRVLLILDDVWDDKNIRRLDLILAPFKSDNPNGNVILVTTRNLSVAKRIGMTEPVVLGALEDDELWLLLKARAFGKENYEEHGNLTNIGQEIAGKLKGNPLAAVTAGELLRVDLTVDHWNKILKDEDWKLLGLSGGIMASLKRSYDQLPYHLHQCFSYCSIFPDSYKFLGEELVRIWISQGFVQQSHPSKKLEEIGMDYLADLVNMGYFQQVGREISYVLCGLMHDFARMVSKTDCAIIDGLQCNDILLTVQHLSIVWSTYPYWNTSQINKFIENLRNTIAPVVTKLRSLVFIGHYKSSFFQSFQDIFRKAPNLRLLQISATFADFNSLMCSSVNPTHLRYLKLTANEARGGGLPQVLSNFCHLQVLDVGSSTYLDVPDGMNNLVSLRHLVATSIDRIGKLTSLQTLNNFSVQDSNGFQIIELQCMNDLVQLGVSQLQNVKTQEEACGAGLLDKWHLEKLHLSWEDINLNILDVENVTCSEPSTSIETEECLQKEVLEGLQPHKNLKHLQIFGYNGATSPSWLSGYRCNISVTSLQTLHLENCRKWRILPSLQLLPLLRKLKLSGMPKVVKISVPSLEELVLVKMKKLETCSCTYMRGLNSCLRVLKIKNCTSLKVFDLFGDGHKFKTEKKSWLPRIWELVIHNCPLLLVPHPLPSSSIVSRISMRGVSNFPSIEASSFGSLIIGKDPGRSDYYEHEYDSNKDRFEVLSDELLVLDGKILAFHNLSFLTELIIGYCRNLMFISLEGLSQLVSLKTLRIVYCPGISSFDVPPEHAREDLTAAKYNAIPSLKHIMIRSCGIAWEWLSLIVQYAPALT, from the exons ATGGAGGAAGAAGCTCTGAGGGAGGCCATGGAAGACGCCTTTCTGGAGGGCGCGGCCCAATGGCGAGCGGACACCATCCTCCAGACCCTGCAGATGGACAAGCTGGACGCGGGGATCCGCCAAGAGGGGCTTGGCGGTGACATCGAGGCGCTCAAATCTGAGATCGATGAAGTCATGGCGACGGTCTCTTATGTCAAGGGGAGGGCGGTAGGCAACAGGAGGCTGGCTAGGTCTCTCGCCGCGATCAAGCAGAAGCTCTTCGACGCCGATGACGCGGTCGACGAGCTCGACTACTACAGACTTCAACAGCAGGTCGAACTCGAAGGAG CAGGCCAATACCAGCTGCTGTCTTCATCCAACGCGCACAACCGCTTCGCCTCTGACGGTGTTATCCAGTCTTGCACCGCAGCCACAGTGACTAACACCG TTACTTTGCATGAGCCCGAAGGCATGCATGAAGCAGCACGAGTCGATCATGGCACATCGAGGGGCGATGGTGACATTATACCGCCGAGAACAGGTCGTGGCAAAAAAAGATCCCCGCATTGGGTTGATTTTGACGAGATATATGACACTGATGGAAAAACCGTGGGGGCGGAATGTAGACACTGTAAAAAGAAACTTAAATACGACGGTAAACAAGGGCCAAGAGTCTTGATGACTCACTCCAATAGTGCCAAGTGTAAGAATACGCGAGAAGCACGTCCCCAGCCGCCAAGCCATTCAAG CAtggatgatgctactgaaaatgctACCCCCGTTGCTGTAAGTAATTCACCCAGCATACCAAGGATGGGAACGAATCCAGAGCCAACACAAATCACCGCAGCTGTTGCTCACCCTTGGAATAAAGACGAAATTTCCAGTAAGATACAGAAAATAACTCATCAGTTGCAAGGCATCCGAGGGGATGTGACAAAGGATCTCAACATGTTTGGGTCACACTCTGGTGCAAGTTCAGTTCTCCATCAAAGTACAGCCTCAGATCCATGCCGAAGAACATCAAGTCTTCTTCAAGGCAAAGTGTATGGGAGAGACAAAGAGAAGAGCTCCATCATAAAGTTGATGACAGCTGGTAAATCTGACAGTGTAACTGTTGTGCCTATTGTAGGCATTGGAGGTACTGGGAAGACAGCTCTCGCGCAATTTGTATATAATGATCCGAAAGTGCAAGACCATTTTGACCACAGCATATGGGTTTGGGTGTCTAACAACTTTGATGAAATGGTACTGACGAGAGAGATATTAGATATTGTCCCTCGAGAAAAACACGAAGGGTTATGCAGCCTTGACAAACTTCAGCAGGTCTTGAAAACTCATATTGAATCAAAGAGGGTTCTACTTATTTTAGACGATGTCTGGGATGACAAGAACATTCGCAGATTGGACCTAATACTTGCTCCTTTCAAGTCAGACAATCCAAATGGCAACGTGATCCTTGTGACAACTAGAAATCTCTCTGTTGCAAAAAGGATAGGAATGACTGAACCAGTTGTGTTAGGTGCGCTGGAAGATGACGAATTGTGGTTATTGCTCAAAGCACGAGCATTTGGTAAAGAGAACTATGAAGAGCATGGAAATCTAACGAACATTGGACAGGAAATAGCAGGCAAGCTAAAGGGTAACCCATTAGCAGCAGTAACTGCAGGGGAACTATTAAGAGTTGATCTTACTGTTGATCACTGGAATAAAATTCTCAAGGACGAAGATTGGAAATTGTTGGGGCTCAGTGGAGGCATCATGGCTTCTTTGAAGCGTAGCTATGATCAGTTGCCGTACCATCTACACCAATGCTTCTCGTATTGTTCTATATTCCCCGACAGTTATAAGTTTCTTGGTGAGGAGTTGGTCCGTATTTGGATTTCACAAGGATTTGTCCAACAGAGCCATCCAAGTAAGAAATTAGAGGAGATAGGAATGGACTATTTGGCAGATTTGGTGAACATGGGttattttcagcaagttggaagagAAATTTCATATGTTTTGTGTGGTCTTATGCATGATTTTGCAAGGATGGTTTCAAAAACTGACTGTGCAATTATAGATGGTCTACAGTGCAATGATATATTACTAACTGTACAACATTTGTCAATAGTATGGAGCACATATCCGTATTGGAACACATCTCAGATTAACAAGTTTATAGAAAATTTGAGAAATACAATTGCACCAGTAGTTACAAAACTGAGGTCGTTGGTGTTTATCGGGCACTACAAGTCTTCTTTCTTCCAGTCCTTCCAAGACATATTCCGGAAGGCTCCTAATTTACGTCTGCTGCAAATATCTGCAACCTTTGCAGATTTTAATTCCCTCATGTGCAGTTCTGTTAATCCTACTCATCTTCGCTATCTAAAACTGACGGCCAATGaggcgagggggggggggttgcctCAGGTTTTGAGCAATTTTTGTCACCTTCAAGTATTAGATGTCGGCTCAAGCACTTATCTTGATGTACCTGATGGCATGAATAATCTTGTCAGTTTGCGGCATCTTGTTGCAACTTCCATTGATAGAATTGGCAAATTGACCTCACTTCAGACACTAAACAATTTCAGCGTACAAGATTCCAATGGCTTTCAGATTATAGAACTTCAATGCATGAACGATCTTGTCCAACTTGGGGTTTCTCAACTTCAAAATGTTAAGACTCAGGAGGAGGCTTGTGGAGCAGGACTGCTTGACAAATGGCACTTAGAAAAGCTGCACTTGTCCTGGGAGGATATCAACCTGAATATTTTAGATGTTGAGAACGTCACGTGCTCTGAACCTTCTACCAGCATAGAAACAGAGGAGTGCTTGCAAAAAGAGGTGCTTGAGGGTCTTCAACCACATAAAAACCTAAAGCATCTTCAGATATTTGGATACAATGGTGCCACCTCTCCATCTTGGCTATCTGGATACAGATGCAATATCTCTGTTACCTCCTTACAGACTCTGCATTTGGAGAACTGTAGAAAATGGCGGATACTTCCATCTCTGCAATTGCTTCCCCTTCTTAGAAAATTAAAGTTAAGCGGCATGCCAAAAGTAGTAAAAATATCAGTTCCTTCGTTAGAGGAGCTGGTGTTAGTTAAGATGAAAAAGCTGGAGACATGCTCCTGCACTTATATGAGGGGGTTGAACTCCTGTTTAAGGGTTCTGAAAATTAAGAATTGCACTTCATTGAAGGTGTTTGATCTGTTTGGGGACGGCCATAAATTTAAAACTGAGAAGAAGTCATGGTTGCCACGTATTTGGGAACTTGTTATCCACAACTGTCCTCTTTTGCTGGTACCACACCCTTTACCATCTTCAAGTATTGTTTCTAGAATTTCCATGAGGGGAGTTTCGAATTTTCCAAGTATAGAGGCATCGTCCTTTGGAAGTTTAATCATCGGCAAGGATCCTGGTAGATCtgattattatgaacatgaatatgattctaACAAGGATCGTTTTGAGGTGCTTTCTGATGAGCTGTTGGTGTTAGATGGAAAGATTTTGGCATTCCATAATCTAAGTTTCCTGACAGAGTTGATAATAGGTTACTGCAGAAATCTAATGTTTATTTCATTAGAAGGATTAAGTCAACTTGTATCCTTAAAGACACTGAGAATAGTGTATTGTCCAGGGATTTCCAGTTTCGATGTTCCACCAGAGCATGCCCGTGAAGATTTGACAGCTGCAAAATACAATGCCATCCCATCTCTTAAACATATAATGATCCGGTCATGCGGCATAGCATGGGAGTGGCTATCATTGATTGTGCAATATGCGCCAGCACTAACGTAA